In Populus nigra chromosome 1, ddPopNigr1.1, whole genome shotgun sequence, one genomic interval encodes:
- the LOC133690449 gene encoding receptor-like protein 9DC3 — MRIKLNGSLMYMGSYYYREWMSITSKGQRMDDINILTIFNVLDLSNNLFEGKIPEVIGDLKLLEVLNLSTNNLIGEIPLSLSKLTLLESLDLSKNKLIGEIPMKLLSLTFLSVLNLSYNRLEGKIPIGNQFSTFANDSYEGNIGLCGFPLSKNCDDVEDHQSSGAQRESILSDPISPFSWKFALVGYGCGAPVGVAIGYILFWRTKRCTKWIEQSFKAKKRQKNEQNRRRRRKFK, encoded by the coding sequence ATGAGGATCAAGTTGAATGGGTCACTGATGTATATGGGATCTTACTATTACAGGGAGTGGATGTCAATAACAAGCAAAGGACAAAGAATGGATGATATAAACATCTTAACAATTTTCAATGTCCTAGACCTGTCAAACAATCTTTTTGAAGGAAAGATTCCTGAAGTGATTGGTGATCTCAAGTTGCTAGAGGTACTCAATCTGTCTACAAATAATCTGATAGGTGAGATCCCACTATCTTTATCAAAGTTGACATTGCTTGAGTCCTTAGACCTCTCAAAAAACAAGCTCATAGGTGAGATCCCAATGAAACTATTAAGCTTGACATTCCTATCGGTTCTCAACCTTTCGTATAATAGGTTAGAGGGGAAGATTCCAATAGGGAATCAATTTTCTACCTTCGCTAATGATTCCTACGAGGGAAACATTGGGTTGTGCGGGTTCCCATTGTCAAAGAATTGTGATGATGTTGAAGATCATCAGTCATCAGGAGCTCAACGAGAAAGCATCCTTTCGGATCCAATTAGTCCATTTAGTTGGAAATTTGCTTTGGTTGGATATGGATGTGGGGCGCCTGTGGGAGTTGCCATTGGTTACATCTTGTTTTGGAGGACCAAGAGATGCACTAAGTGGATTGAACAATCATTCAAGGCAAAGAAACGGCAGAAAAATGAACAGAAtcgaagaagaaggagaaagttCAAGTAG